A stretch of the Lactuca sativa cultivar Salinas chromosome 9, Lsat_Salinas_v11, whole genome shotgun sequence genome encodes the following:
- the LOC111905571 gene encoding phosphoglucan phosphatase DSP4, amyloplastic isoform X2 encodes MNYDFITPDLIVGSCLQTPEDVDKLRSIGVKTIYCLQQDSDLEYFSVDIGAIREYASTFNDIQHLRAEIRDFDAFDMRLRLPYVVSKLHKAINRNGGITYIHCTAGLGRAPATALAYMFWVQGYKLNDAVTFLLSKRSCFPKVDAIKSATADILTGLKKKPVTLTWKGDKSSTVEISGLDIGWGQKIPLEYNEKEGSWILHKDLPEGRYEYKYIVDGEWLTNEHELVTPANKDGHVNNYIQVSDNDPKSVSSELWGRLARDDFDLSTNEREIIRQFLDTCPDDV; translated from the exons ATGAACTACGACTTCATTACTCCAGATTTAATCGTTGGGTCATGTCTTCAG ACTCCCGAAGATGTTGACAAGCTTCGAAGTATTGGAGTGAAAACCATTTATTGTTTGCAACAAGATTCAGATCTTGA ATATTTTAGCGTGGATATTGGTGCTATTCGTGAATATGCATCCACTTTTAATGACATTCAACATTTGCGTGCAGAAATAAG AGACTTTGATGCATTTGATATGCGGTTGAGGCTTCCATATGTTGTGAGCAAATTGCACAAAGCCATCAATAGAAACGGGGGAATTACTTATATACATTGCACAGCTGGCCTTGGAAGAGCTCCTGCAACCGCG CTGGCATACATGTTTTGGGTTCAAGGTTATAAGCTAAATGATGCTGTTACTTTTCTACTG AGTAAGCGGTCGTGTTTTCCCAAAGTGGATGCTATAAAAAGTGCGACAGCTGACATT CTTACTGGCCTAAAAAAGAAACCTGTCACGTTGACATGGAAGGGCGATAAATCTTCTACAGTGGAAATATCTGGACTCGATATTGGGTGGGGTCAG AAAATTCCACTGGAATATAACGAGAAGGAAGGCTCGTGGATTCTCCATAAAGATCTACCA GAAGGGCGTTATGAGTACAAGTATATTGTGGATGGTGAATGGCTAACTAATGAACATGAACTTGTTACTCCTGCCAACAAGGATGGCCACGTCAACAACTATATCCAG GTAAGTGATAATGACCCAAAGAGCGTAAGCAGTGAATTGTGGGGGAGATTGGCGCGTGATGATTTTGATCTATCAACAAATGAACGAGAGATCATAAGGCAGTTCCTGGACACGTGTCCAGATGACGTGTAA
- the LOC111905572 gene encoding protein SIEVE ELEMENT OCCLUSION B — translation MESFSNFMKGIPPLTTEKKPLTPTTNPSTNPIQQQHKPQQQQQQQQQQQKQLMGPASNPPQQMVGPIHNPVRQQHARSDGNSIFSASDDNVIMKQVIDTHLPDGTDVDVRPLVDIIQDILRHATINPDPLSSGPHTNGDKPNGKQHQTNAIVMLHSLSHIIDKLASELALKCLTVADGHTTALALFHTVGNFHWDAKLVLTLAAFALNYGEFWLLAQIYSSNQLAKSMAILKQVPTIMEHTAPLKPRFEAVNKLIHSILELTICIVQFKELPSMYITPDMPAMSSAINTIPTAVYWNIRGIVTCATQIAHLTSMGHEYGISSTEMQSWELSSLTSKIDHIHDFLRRQLENCNRVVGDKKEIEFRRSFNQLFETSHMDNMKILKILISPRDDIQPLFDGNTKMRVSLEVLRRRNVLLLISGLDMSREELSILEEIYNESRIHGSRTHALYEVVWMPIVDPSVNYTKEMDRKFEEMKEKMPWYSVSHPSIIDKVVIRCIGDRWHFRKRPILVVLDPQGKELSPNAIHMMWIWGSNAFPFTSMKEEQLWRDETWRLELLVSGMDPTIDNWIREDKYIFLFGGDDIEWIRKFTTTARAMATAARIPLEMAYVGKSKKKESVRRAVATINVEKLSHSWQEPTLMWFFWTRLESMLYSKIQLKKADDQDPMMQQIKKLLSYDKDGSWALLCRGSKILTNGHGTTMMQTPSDFDMWKKDIETKGFDLSFMEYHDKLHVAANNCCRFEFPVAAGRVPDGMRCPECHRFMEKHIAFLCCHDQDGLLELD, via the exons ATGGAGTCATTCTCCAACTTTATGAAGGGCATTCCACCACTAACCACCGAAAAAAAGCCCTTAACACCCACCACTAATCCCTCCACAAACCCAATTCAACAACAACACAaacctcaacaacaacaacaacaacaacaacaacaacaaaagcaACTCATGGGTCCCGCAAGCAATCCACCTCAGCAGATGGTGGGACCCATACATAATCCGGTGCGTCAGCAGCACGCCAGAAGTGATGGAAACTCGATCTTTAGTGCATCTGATGACAATGTGATAATGAAGCAAGTTATTGATACTCATCTCCCTGATGGAACCGATGTTGATGTCAGACCTCTTGTCGATATCATACAAGACATCCTTCGACATGCTACCATCAATCCTGATCCCCTTTCATCG GGTCCACACACAAATGGAGATAAACCGAATGGTAAACAACATCAGACGAATGCCATTGTTATGCTCCATTCATTGTCTCATATAATCGATAAACTCGCTAGTGag TTGGCGTTAAAGTGCTTAACGGTTGCAGATGGACATACCACAGCCCTTGCGTTATTCCACACTGTTGGAAACTTCCATTGGGATGCAAAGCTGGTGCTAACGCTAGCAGCTTTTGCTCTCAACTATGGAGAATTCTGGCTTCTGGCTCAAATCTACTCATCAAACCAACTAGCAAAATCTATGGCGATTCTTAAACAAGTTCCAACAATCATGGAGCATACAGCTCCACTGAAACCTCGATTTGAAGCTGTTAACAAACTAATCCATTCAATTCTGGAACTTACAATATGTATTGTCCAATTCAAGGAGCTTCCGTCTATGTACATAACTCCTGATATGCCAGCCATGTCATCAGCAATCAATACCATTCCGACAGCTGTCTACTGGAACATCAGAGGCATCGTCACTTGTGCTACACAGATTGCTCACTTGACTAGCATGGGCCATGA GTATGGGATTTCATCAACAGAGATGCAATCATGGGAACTATCGTCATTGACTTCAAAGATTGATCACATACATGACTTTCTCAGGCGACAGTTGGAGAATTGCAATCGTGTTGTTG GAGATAAGAAAGAAATTGAATTCAGGAGGTCTTTCAATCAGCTGTTTGAAACAAGCCATATGGATAACATGAAAATCCTCAAAATCTTGATTAGTCCAAGGGATGATATACAACCACTCTTCGATGGCAATACAAAGATGAGG GTTAGTCTAGAAGTCCTGAGGAGGAGGAACGTGTTGTTGTTGATATCAGGGCTAGACATGTCTCGTGAGGAGCTTTCGATTCTTGAAGAAATTTACAACGAGTCCCGCATTCATGGATCAAGGACGCATGCTCTTTATGAAGTCGTGTGGATGCCCATTGTGGATCCTTCCGTAAACTACACCAAGGAAATGGACAGGAAATTCGAGGAGATGAAGGAGAAAATGCCATGGTATTCTGTATCCCACCCTTCAATAATAGACAAGGTGGTTATCAGGTGCATAGGAGACAGGTGGCACTTTAGGAAAAGGCCTATACTAGTTGTGTTGGACCCACAAGGAAAGGAGTTGAGCCCTAATGCAATCCACATGATGTGGATATGGGGCAGCAATGCCTTCCCTTTCACCAGCATGAAAGAGGAACAATTATGGAGGGATGAGACTTGGAGGCTAGAGTTGCTAGTTAGTGGCATGGACCCCACCATAGATAATTGG ATAAGAGAAGACAAATACATATTCTTGTTTGGAGGTGATGATATCGAGTGGATACGCAAATTCACAACCACAGCTCGGGCAATGGCGACTGCTGCCCGAATCCCATTAGAGATGGCGTATGTTGGAAAAAGCAAGAAAAAGGAAAGTGTACGTAGGGCAGTTGCTACCATTAATGTGGAGAAGCTTAGCCATAGTTGGCAAGAACCAACCCTAATGTGGTTCTTCTGGACACGTTTAGAGAGCATGTTGTACTCCAAGATTCAGTTAAAGAAGGCTGATGATCAAGACCCCATGATGCAACAGATCAAGAAACTTCTAAGCTATGACAAAGATGGATCATGGGCTTTGTTGTGTAGAGGGTCAAAGATTCTGACTAATGGACATGGAACCACTATGATGCAAACACCATCTGACTTTGATATGTGGAAGAAAGATATTGAAACAAAGGGGTTTGATTTGTCGTTTATGGAGTACCATGATAAGCTTCATGTTGCAGCGAATAATTGTTGTAGATTTGAGTTTCCAGTTGCAGCAGGTAGAGTCCCTGATGGGATGCGGTGCCCTGAGTGTCATCGTTTCATGGAGAAACACATTGCTTTTCTTTGTTGTCATGATCAAGATGGCCTACTTGAACTTGATTGA
- the LOC111905571 gene encoding phosphoglucan phosphatase DSP4, amyloplastic isoform X1, producing the protein MNCLQNLPRSFSFMSLQSFGIQSAIHPCFVNTMTNQHEKRLMNATCLHRSCLVKVTPSSSTSIDMEGAKSEEKSDVYSNNMTEAMGAVLTYRHELGMNYDFITPDLIVGSCLQTPEDVDKLRSIGVKTIYCLQQDSDLEYFSVDIGAIREYASTFNDIQHLRAEIRDFDAFDMRLRLPYVVSKLHKAINRNGGITYIHCTAGLGRAPATALAYMFWVQGYKLNDAVTFLLSKRSCFPKVDAIKSATADILTGLKKKPVTLTWKGDKSSTVEISGLDIGWGQKIPLEYNEKEGSWILHKDLPEGRYEYKYIVDGEWLTNEHELVTPANKDGHVNNYIQVSDNDPKSVSSELWGRLARDDFDLSTNEREIIRQFLDTCPDDV; encoded by the exons ATGAATTGCCTTCAAAATCTCCCAAG ATCGTTTTCATTTATGTCGTTACAAAGCTTCGGAATTCAATCTGCAATTCACCCGTGTTTTGTCAATACGATG ACAAATCAACATGAAAAGCGTTTGATGAATGCTACTTGTCTCCATAGAAGCTGTTTAGTTAAG GTAACACCTAGCTCAAGTACATCTATCGACATGGAAGGTGCTAAAAGTGAAGAGAAATCTGATGTTTATAGTAATAACATGACTGAAGCCATGGGTGCTG TCTTGACATATAGACATGAGCTAGGAATGAACTACGACTTCATTACTCCAGATTTAATCGTTGGGTCATGTCTTCAG ACTCCCGAAGATGTTGACAAGCTTCGAAGTATTGGAGTGAAAACCATTTATTGTTTGCAACAAGATTCAGATCTTGA ATATTTTAGCGTGGATATTGGTGCTATTCGTGAATATGCATCCACTTTTAATGACATTCAACATTTGCGTGCAGAAATAAG AGACTTTGATGCATTTGATATGCGGTTGAGGCTTCCATATGTTGTGAGCAAATTGCACAAAGCCATCAATAGAAACGGGGGAATTACTTATATACATTGCACAGCTGGCCTTGGAAGAGCTCCTGCAACCGCG CTGGCATACATGTTTTGGGTTCAAGGTTATAAGCTAAATGATGCTGTTACTTTTCTACTG AGTAAGCGGTCGTGTTTTCCCAAAGTGGATGCTATAAAAAGTGCGACAGCTGACATT CTTACTGGCCTAAAAAAGAAACCTGTCACGTTGACATGGAAGGGCGATAAATCTTCTACAGTGGAAATATCTGGACTCGATATTGGGTGGGGTCAG AAAATTCCACTGGAATATAACGAGAAGGAAGGCTCGTGGATTCTCCATAAAGATCTACCA GAAGGGCGTTATGAGTACAAGTATATTGTGGATGGTGAATGGCTAACTAATGAACATGAACTTGTTACTCCTGCCAACAAGGATGGCCACGTCAACAACTATATCCAG GTAAGTGATAATGACCCAAAGAGCGTAAGCAGTGAATTGTGGGGGAGATTGGCGCGTGATGATTTTGATCTATCAACAAATGAACGAGAGATCATAAGGCAGTTCCTGGACACGTGTCCAGATGACGTGTAA